CCATAGTGGTCTTTTTTCATGGCAAAAAGTCAGCACGAATTGATCGATCATTGCAGGCAGTCATGACATCTATTGGTTAGTGGTAACTACACTTGTATGATGTACTTGCTGTCGTCATTAGTAAGCATAGGTTTTGCCATGCTTGTTGCTACTTAATTTTGATAAGTCGGTATTATCCTTCTAAGGTGCATATGTTACTCGTAAGTGGTTTGATACATGTACACATGTTCTTGTGGATGAATCATCTCCATTGACACCTGAGCTCCTTGATGCAATCATCACAAAAAAGCCAATCATCTTGGGAAGCTGGTTCAAGGTACTTCCCTTTGTCCCTCCTGCAGCATTGCTTGGATGCTCGTATGGTCTTTTTTAGCCAGAGAACCTGAACTATGCGAATTAAGTTAATGCATATAGATGGACAGAGGAGGTCCTCTGGTGTGATTCTGTAAATTATATAGCAATGATCAACTATTTCACTTGTGTCATTTACACTTTCTTATTCATATGTATATTTCAGGTTTGAGTTCTTGTTTTGATCTGTTTCAGGCGATGGCTGAAAAGAACATACACACAGAGATCCCTTCTTGTACACAGTAAGCTGTGGGCAACCTTCAGCACCTGAGTTGTAGTTTCTGTTGATTCTTGCATCAACTTGTAGTTCTCCCATAACAACAGATGGTGATATATTCATCGTACTTGATCCAGATATATTCCAAACTTGACTCTTGATGGGATGGATATAAAGATGGTTGAGAACAAGCTCATGGAGAATTGCCTGGCAGGCCATACTTTTATCCTGGGGTCGTCAGAAAAGGTGGTGTATGTTAAAGTTGAAAGGATATCATCAGGCATTTTGCTGTTGACTAACGTTATTCAATTGCAGTATAAATTTGGAGAGAAAATACAAGAGCTACTGGAATCAACTGGAGCAAAATATCTTAGCATCGAGGAGTTTTGTGCTAACAGCCAGGTAAGTGTCCTAATATGTTATaaaatgtttttctttttcttttgaggatACCTTTGAGGAATAATGCATTTTCTCTTTAAAAACGTAAGGCACCCAAATTCTAGATGAAGAGGGCTTGAGTTGATAATAATGTCAGTTACTTATTCCGGTGCTACCTTATGTGATTGCTTCATTGCCTCTACTTGCATGACGATTTATCTTGTTATTGGTGGGTGTGTACTCTTTGTCTATGGGAGGTGCAAACAGATGAATGACTTAAGCATGAAATTGACAGGACTCTGGAGCTGGAGACAATGACCAACAAATTCTTCTTGTTCCTGCAAAATCTCCTTTGGAGTTCAGTAAGATGCGTCCTCTATTTCCTTTGTCCAAGACCACTGACGTGAAGCTATTTGCTGCTATATTGTCTGGTCGCTTGGAAGCAGCTGCTATTGAACCACCTGCTTGTAAGTATTAAAAGTTCCATGCATATGCATTTTTGGAGAACGTGCAAGAAATTTGGACACCTTAACACTAAGCAGTTGCATATATACGCCTTAATAAACCTACAAATGTAATTTTTTTTTGCTAGACATGATTACATCCTCCAATACAACAGATGAAACTATTGTGGCGGATTCTGATGTTGAAACAGATACTGCAATATCTGATCATACTGTTGCTGCTAGCAAGTCTGAGCACCATATTCAGCATATGTCTGATGATAAAGCAGAAAGTAAAGTTACAAGCAGTGTGAGTGCTGTAAATTTAGAAGAAACAAACGTCAGCATCAATATTCAGAACGACCTGGAGAAAGAAGAAATTTTGGAACCCATGGAGGAGGATGTTCAGGTCATAGAGAAAACAGCAATTTCTGGGTTCAAAGCTGGAGGCGAGGACGTTCAGGTTATAAACAAGCTGGTGCAGGATGAGGCTTGTGATGCTGTTTTCGTGAACAAGGCGCCAAAGGATGAGAACTTGGACAGTAGCAGGGAAGAGACTTGTCATGTTATTTTCAGTCAAGATCTGATTGTCAAAAGGGTCCTTCAGCCAGCTCCTGCCGTGTTGACAGAAACTGGAGGTGTTAACTTCAAACGATTCAAAAAGGTATATTCTATACGCTCATGTAGTCCTTTTTGGCACAAAGTTGAATGCTAACACAGCGAAATCGTTAACCTTCAACTTTTCAGAGGCAAACCGTGTCTGGAAACAGCTTCAAGGCCCTTATTCCATGTGCACAAGAACCATACAGGTAAGATTATGATGACTTCCAATGGAATTTGACGTTCATCAGTTGGTTTTGCACTGAAAGGCTTATCGTATTCTGTTTCCTTTCCGTAGAGAGTCTGATTGCGAGAAAGGCACCTTGAACGATTTCATGAGAGAGGAGAAGCGGCGAAAGCAAATGGAATCCATTGCAGAGGACCTCTTCAACAACCAGAAGGTACCTGTGGGCTTGCCCACCACTGCCACTCCCATAACCTGTCCTGTGTATATGTATTTTAACCCTGTGATGGTGGGTTTTCAGCCGCAGAAAAAGAAGGCGGCTGCGGGCAGTTCAATCCAGATCCTGCTCACCGGTTGCCGATGAAGATAAAACGACTCTTCGTCGGAAGCAACCGGATGGTGGCTCTCTTTTTGGGCACCTTTGTTTCCCAAGTTGTACCGAAGGTTTCTCGTCACCACGAGAGAAGCCAGTGATGGGAactactacttactagtactacaTAGGAAGGGTGCGCGTAGGAGATGAATTGTCAGATATCATGCTCAGATTTTGGCAAGACGTTTGCATCACTGCACACACGTCGGAGGCGGCTGTTAGCCTGCactgtttctttttttttctttgactcAACTTGGGCGTGTTTGGGACTGTTTTGCTTCACCAAAATCAGTTTCGCTCCATTAAATTCACTTTAGAGCAGTTTCATCCAAAAGTTGTAGCACTATCAAAGAGAATGTTTGGCTTTCATCTAGCTCCAGCTTCAAGAATGAGAAATTTGATGGAAAGGATATATTTGATTGGTCGAGGGGGGGGAGAAACGAAGAGgtatccacttactggtggcagtggtgggtaatttccACCCAAATCCAGTTCTTAGAGTTTTTTGGAGCATCCCTTGAAGAGTTTTATAAAAAATTGGGAGTTGTGTCCCAGATTCTAGTTTTTTGTGAAGCGGCATATCGTGGAGCTATCTCGTTTAGCTTATATTTTTTAGAGTGGAGCTGAATTTTAAGGAGCAGCAGTGCCAAACAGACTCTTAGACAGGCTGAGGTAGGTAGAAAACCATGTTGAGCACATAGTTTGGTAGCTTACATCCATCTGCATGGAAGCACCAATCCCTTCTGCCTCACGCatttggttgcctgcatatggcTCTTCTGATGCACACTATGCTACATGTTTGGTTTCACACATTTGGCTGTGTATACTGTTagcatctactccctccattctaaaatagatgactcaactttatactaattttGTCACCCCTCTTCCTCTTCACCTATCACCCTAACTAGTGCTCATTGCATTTTATATATGACCACAATGATTACGCCAATAAACCAACACTACAATCAGGACGAATTGAACGATGATGATGTCTTCATCTCACACAGCCCAAACTGACCAGGAGAGCATAAAGTTGGACTGGCATCATCTGCCTTTCGCCTGGTCATAAAACTTTCGAAGCAGTTATCTTTGTAATAGGTCATTTGTTCATGTCATGTGTGCCATGATCCATGAACTGTAATCTCTTGAACCCTCCCTACGTATACCACGTATCACTTCACCTAGCATGATAAAAAAACAATTAAGCAACAAGCAAATGAACACAACATATGAAACATAAACAACATAGGCATGCATAATCTTATATCTCGAAAGGCAGAACAAGTTCGTCCTAACTACTATGATGTCATCCTACTACCACATTTAAAAGATGGTGTAATCCTATCAGTTCACCATCGACACAAAGAGATTAGTATATACCACCTCATCAAAATATATAGGCCAACAACAGTTTTTACCATAAAATGTACAACGTCATCGTCGGCGTCGTCTGTCATCATCATGCACGTCATCAGCACCATCATAAGCACAGTAGTAGTAGTGCTAGCCCAACAATATCCTAAGATAGAGCACCTTATGACCCCCCTGCCAACGAACCCAGGCCCCTGTGCCATGATGTTTAGTAGGTGGCTAACAACCGCCATCAGAGCCTCCTGACCGAAGCCACCCATCTCCATGACGGAACTGTAGAGGGAAGGGTGAGCATCGACGGTCTTGCTCTCCGTGGTGGCAGTTGCCACTTCCTTGACAGCCTCAGTCATGCTGCTAAAGACGCTCAACTCCTCATCCATCAAgctgcccctcttcctcttcctcttcctcccaaGAACAAGAGCATGGTCAACAGCCTTCTCATGACCATCAAGGGATATTGGTCTCGAACTCCTGGGTATTTGGATACTCAGGCATAGGCATAGGCGAACTGAGATGCTCGCCGGAGCCCATGGCATGCTTGCCGGTAGCCAGCCGAGAAGATCTACCGCATCTCTAAGTAGTTCCGTATGAAAATGTTGaggaacttagcatccttggggtggaCCTAACGAAGAAACACAATGTTGTTAGTTGTGTTTGGCATGTTAGAGAAACTAAACAAGTTCAACCAGTGCTATGTGAGCTAATCATAGTGTAGCCTTTGTAGTGCTATGTCTCCAACAGGATCATGAAGGTGCCGGAGAAGAGCATGAAGACAAATCGCCGTCGCCTTCTATAACCGACCAGAGAAGATGCTTTGCTTACCTTCTCGTCGGTGAAGAATCCAAATNNNNNNNNNNNNNNNNNNNNNNNNNNNNNNNNNNNNNNNNNNNNNNNNNNNNNNNNNNNNNNNNNNNNNNNNNNNNNNNNNNNNNNNNNNNNNNNNNNNNNNNNNNNNNNNNNNNNNNNNNNNNNNNNNNNNNNNNNNNNNNNNNNNNNNNNNNNNNNNNNNNNNNNNNNNNNNNNNNNNNNNNNNNNNNNNNNNNNNNNNNNNNNNNNNNNNNNNNNNNNNNNNNNNNNNNNNNNNNNNNNNNNNNNNNNNNNNNNNNNNNNNNNNNNNNNNNNNNNNNNNNNNNNNNNNNNNNNNNAATAGGATGACCGATTCGGCGGGAGGTGACCCAATTCCTCCTGCCGTTTTTCCGGGAATGCGCACATCGCTTGATGCATTGTTCCCCTCCTCTGCATGCCGCGAGCTTGATTAAAAGAAATCGGCTAATTCAGTCGTTATTAACGGGCCTAACTGAGATGTGTTGTAAGATTTGTGTTATATAGTTCGTAAAAAAAAAGATTTGTGTTATATAGATCAAACAGTAAACGCACATTCAAACGAGCCAAATTTGCATTCGGTGGACGTGGTGGAGGCCTGAGGAGAATGGAGGCTACCAAACGCCCCACAGACGTACCTCTTTGCAATTTCATCATCCAGCTATTCCCAATTCCCCGTCCACTCCCCACGGCCCGAAATTTCATCTCGACGCCTTCGGCCGTCACCATGACCGACGCCGCCGCCTCGTCTTCCCGCCGGAGGATGGAGGCCGTCCGCCGCCATCTCCTCCCTCGGCCTCCGCCCGTCCTTAGCCTGGTACGAGCTATCTCTTAGAGGCCCCAACCTGCCATCCCACTAAGTCCCCTCCTAACTCACTCGTATCATGTCTTGCTTAATCGGTCCCATTTCGTGCTCAGAATCAGCTAAGCGCCCCGGAGGCAGGACAGAGCCCGGTGATCATCGGCGGAATGGTGCTGGACATCCACGCGAAGCCATCCGTGCCGTCACATCCTGGCACCACCGTTCCTGGGATGGTAAATCACCATCTTGCTTTAAAACACACTCCTCATTTTCACCAATTGATAGCTTGGATCACATGATATTTTGCTGGATTGAATGATGTGAGGTATAAGCGTGCGGTGCGACGT
The sequence above is a segment of the Triticum dicoccoides isolate Atlit2015 ecotype Zavitan chromosome 1A, WEW_v2.0, whole genome shotgun sequence genome. Coding sequences within it:
- the LOC119269747 gene encoding nijmegen breakage syndrome 1 protein-like — protein: MVWALTPVGTERGAQKYYISAAGTYTVGRKDCDIVQTETSISRVHAEIAVEKMVAWEPRSGAPASPSCVSVVDRSKYGTFVNKVQGTQGSRLRKDEVVVLSDGDTVTFGNGNMTFRFSFVSIVVFFHGKKSARIDRSLQAVMTSIGAYVTRKWFDTCTHVLVDESSPLTPELLDAIITKKPIILGSWFKAMAEKNIHTEIPSCTQYIPNLTLDGMDIKMVENKLMENCLAGHTFILGSSEKYKFGEKIQELLESTGAKYLSIEEFCANSQDSGAGDNDQQILLVPAKSPLEFSKMRPLFPLSKTTDVKLFAAILSGRLEAAAIEPPAYMITSSNTTDETIVADSDVETDTAISDHTVAASKSEHHIQHMSDDKAESKVTSSVSAVNLEETNVSINIQNDLEKEEILEPMEEDVQVIEKTAISGFKAGGEDVQVINKLVQDEACDAVFVNKAPKDENLDSSREETCHVIFSQDLIVKRVLQPAPAVLTETGGVNFKRFKKRQTVSGNSFKALIPCAQEPYRESDCEKGTLNDFMREEKRRKQMESIAEDLFNNQKPQKKKAAAGSSIQILLTGCR